The following proteins are encoded in a genomic region of Paraburkholderia flagellata:
- a CDS encoding amino acid ABC transporter permease codes for MSLDFTWLADPLYQKWLLSGIGTTVAMCVCAIALMFVIGIVGAALIYFRVPLLETLTTIVVELLRNTPPLVQLFVLYFTLSELGLSVRNLATGQQIPVFSGFTCMVLSLALYNGGIAVEIVRSGLHAVPYATVEAARSLGYSRLRTFWHIQLPMAMRLSTVPMTNNIVSLIKTSSQAAFVAVADVMYYATQITLENFRNLEVMLTVWCCYLALASFASTVAGRIGRAVHIPGYGV; via the coding sequence ATGAGTCTTGACTTCACATGGCTGGCCGATCCGCTTTATCAGAAGTGGCTGCTCAGCGGCATCGGCACGACGGTAGCGATGTGCGTGTGCGCGATCGCGCTGATGTTCGTGATCGGCATTGTCGGTGCGGCGCTGATCTATTTTCGCGTACCGCTGCTCGAGACGTTGACGACCATCGTTGTCGAGCTGTTGCGCAACACGCCTCCGCTCGTGCAACTGTTCGTGCTGTATTTCACGCTATCGGAACTGGGGCTCTCGGTGCGCAATCTTGCAACGGGTCAGCAGATTCCCGTGTTCAGCGGATTCACGTGCATGGTGTTGTCGCTCGCGCTCTACAACGGCGGCATTGCGGTGGAGATCGTGCGCTCCGGTTTGCACGCGGTGCCCTATGCGACCGTCGAAGCGGCGCGCAGCCTCGGCTACTCGCGGCTGCGCACGTTCTGGCATATACAGCTGCCCATGGCGATGCGCCTGTCCACCGTGCCGATGACCAACAACATCGTCAGTCTGATCAAGACGTCGTCGCAGGCCGCATTCGTCGCTGTGGCTGACGTGATGTATTACGCCACGCAGATTACGCTCGAAAACTTCCGCAATCTCGAAGTGATGCTGACGGTGTGGTGCTGCTATCTGGCGCTCGCTTCGTTCGCCTCGACGGTCGCGGGACGCATCGGCCGCGCGGTGCATATCCCGGGGTACGGCGTATGA
- a CDS encoding C-terminal binding protein: MSSKLKVLVPDAHLRDLDVEKGVTGALIDYQVYDETEAAAIPDEQWASCDAILVWHRMKITRDVVSRLARCRMIVRVGVGFDNVDTLACREHGIPVSNVPNYGTTEVADHAIAMMLYLARGLGTYEARVKADPQHGFVAENVPVVRRLRGGTFGAIGMGRIGTAIARRAAAHDMHVVYYDPLVPEGHELGLGYERVESLEALLTRADVVSVHVPLSDATRFMIGDAQLQAMKPNGIFINIARGKLVDVDAVYRALRSGHLAAAGLDVLPSEPPVPLPPLLEAWRNEEPWLAGRLVITPHAAFYSEAGYLDMRTFSAQMLVDYLVHGRLRNNVNPGWQDAVPASTR; the protein is encoded by the coding sequence GTGTCAAGCAAACTCAAGGTACTGGTGCCTGACGCGCATCTGCGCGATCTCGACGTCGAAAAGGGCGTGACGGGCGCGCTCATCGACTATCAGGTGTACGACGAAACCGAAGCCGCGGCGATTCCCGACGAGCAATGGGCGTCGTGCGATGCGATCCTCGTCTGGCATCGCATGAAGATCACCCGCGACGTGGTGAGCCGTCTCGCGCGGTGCCGGATGATCGTGCGCGTGGGCGTGGGCTTCGACAACGTCGACACGCTCGCCTGTCGCGAGCATGGCATTCCCGTGTCGAACGTACCGAACTACGGCACCACCGAAGTGGCCGATCACGCGATTGCGATGATGCTGTATCTCGCGCGCGGACTGGGCACTTACGAGGCGCGTGTGAAGGCCGACCCGCAGCACGGCTTCGTCGCGGAGAACGTGCCGGTGGTGCGGCGCCTGCGCGGCGGCACGTTCGGCGCGATCGGCATGGGCCGTATAGGCACGGCGATCGCGCGGCGCGCGGCGGCGCACGACATGCATGTCGTCTACTACGATCCGCTCGTGCCGGAAGGCCACGAACTCGGCCTCGGCTACGAACGCGTCGAATCGCTCGAGGCGCTGCTCACGCGCGCCGACGTGGTCAGCGTGCACGTGCCGCTCTCGGATGCGACGCGCTTCATGATCGGCGACGCGCAACTCCAGGCGATGAAGCCGAACGGCATCTTCATCAACATCGCGCGTGGCAAGCTGGTGGACGTCGACGCGGTGTACCGCGCCTTGCGCTCCGGCCATCTGGCGGCGGCGGGTCTCGATGTGCTGCCGTCGGAGCCGCCGGTGCCGCTGCCGCCGCTCCTCGAGGCGTGGCGCAACGAGGAGCCGTGGCTCGCGGGCCGTCTCGTGATCACGCCGCACGCAGCGTTCTATTCCGAAGCCGGATATCTCGACATGCGCACGTTCTCCGCGCAGATGCTCGTCGACTATCTGGTGCACGGACGGCTGCGCAACAACGTCAACCCGGGCTGGCAGGACGCCGTGCCCGCTTCAACCCGATAA
- a CDS encoding amino acid ABC transporter ATP-binding protein: MNVVQQKAPLIELVDVHKAFGGTDVLKGVSMTIRKGETACIIGPSGSGKSTLLRCLNGLIPVDGGTVRVGSFAVEQLKRDKDLVPLRHQVSMVFQQYNLFPHRTVLENIMMAPLQVLHQSRDEVRKRALELLERVRLTGKEGAYPAQLSGGQQQRVAIARALAMQPAIILFDEVTAALDPEMVSEVLAVIRDLSRGGMTCVLVTHEMRFAEEVADVVFFTDRGTIVESGAPADIFHAPRDARLRSFLGKVLSRTAA; encoded by the coding sequence ATGAACGTGGTCCAGCAAAAAGCGCCGCTGATCGAACTCGTCGACGTGCACAAGGCGTTCGGTGGCACCGACGTGCTCAAGGGCGTGTCAATGACAATCCGGAAAGGCGAAACGGCGTGCATCATCGGGCCGTCCGGCTCCGGCAAATCTACGCTGCTACGCTGCCTGAACGGGTTGATTCCGGTGGATGGCGGCACGGTCCGCGTCGGTTCGTTCGCGGTCGAGCAACTGAAGCGCGACAAGGATCTCGTACCGCTGCGCCATCAGGTGTCGATGGTATTTCAACAGTACAACCTGTTTCCCCATCGCACGGTGCTCGAGAACATCATGATGGCGCCGCTTCAAGTGCTGCATCAGTCGCGCGACGAGGTGAGAAAACGCGCCCTCGAACTGCTTGAGCGCGTGCGGCTGACCGGCAAGGAAGGCGCGTATCCGGCGCAGCTTTCGGGTGGCCAGCAGCAGCGTGTCGCGATTGCGCGCGCGCTGGCGATGCAGCCCGCGATCATCCTGTTCGACGAAGTTACGGCGGCGCTCGATCCGGAAATGGTGAGCGAAGTGCTCGCGGTGATCCGCGACCTAAGTCGCGGCGGCATGACCTGCGTGCTCGTCACGCACGAAATGCGCTTCGCAGAAGAAGTGGCCGATGTCGTGTTCTTCACCGACCGCGGCACCATTGTCGAATCCGGCGCGCCGGCCGACATCTTTCACGCGCCGCGTGACGCGCGCCTCAGGAGCTTTCTCGGCAAGGTCCTGTCGCGTACGGCGGCGTGA
- a CDS encoding ABC transporter permease subunit (The N-terminal region of this protein, as described by TIGR01726, is a three transmembrane segment that identifies a subfamily of ABC transporter permease subunits, which specificities that include histidine, arginine, glutamine, glutamate, L-cystine (sic), the opines (in Agrobacterium) octopine and nopaline, etc.) produces the protein MNAITTSKPACRTRPMQPETRAFVYGMIGVPLLLGAVLAGCYGRASGDAFALLAARSGMLLTGAPGSGLAGGFCANILMSLAAMCVSVCTGVLLCVATLANTRILRMIAHGIVNLLRNTPWLIALYAMLYLLPFYVPVFGTVIPFSPFVKAVVGLSLPVTANVAEVMRGGIEAIPAGQWESARALGYRKNQILQYVIVPQAIPLIMPNMMTVFAMLFIGSSLAVVTGTSDVLSVANTITASDGSRYATAVQLFVLLLFFLFSFPIAILSRRLERQMREKS, from the coding sequence ATGAACGCGATCACGACCAGCAAACCGGCCTGCCGTACGCGGCCGATGCAGCCCGAAACGCGCGCCTTTGTGTACGGCATGATCGGCGTGCCTCTGCTGCTGGGGGCGGTGCTAGCCGGTTGCTACGGCCGCGCAAGCGGCGATGCCTTCGCGTTGCTCGCAGCGCGAAGCGGCATGCTGCTGACCGGCGCGCCCGGATCGGGTCTCGCGGGCGGCTTCTGCGCAAACATCCTGATGAGCCTCGCGGCCATGTGCGTTTCGGTCTGTACCGGCGTGCTGCTGTGTGTCGCCACCCTCGCGAACACGCGCATCCTGCGGATGATCGCGCACGGCATCGTGAATCTGCTGCGCAACACGCCGTGGCTGATCGCGCTCTACGCGATGCTGTATCTGCTGCCGTTCTATGTGCCGGTGTTCGGCACGGTGATTCCGTTCTCGCCGTTCGTGAAGGCGGTGGTTGGGCTGTCGCTGCCGGTGACGGCGAATGTGGCGGAAGTGATGCGCGGCGGCATCGAGGCCATTCCAGCCGGACAGTGGGAATCGGCGCGCGCGCTCGGCTATCGCAAGAATCAGATCCTGCAATACGTGATCGTGCCGCAAGCGATTCCGCTGATCATGCCGAACATGATGACGGTGTTCGCGATGCTCTTCATCGGCAGCAGTCTCGCAGTGGTGACGGGCACGTCCGACGTGCTGTCCGTGGCCAACACGATCACCGCCAGCGACGGCTCGCGCTATGCAACGGCGGTCCAGCTTTTCGTGTTGCTGCTTTTCTTCCTGTTTAGCTTTCCGATTGCAATCCTGAGCCGTCGTCTCGAACGGCAAATGCGGGAGAAGTCATGA
- a CDS encoding alpha-hydroxy acid oxidase, whose translation MEAPQRSAHLRDVLCLNDFANVAKRRLPAAMYAYVSGWAEDGAAHRRNLRGFETRSFVPRVLVDIERRDTRTTLFGVEYESPFGIAPMGFSRMAAAHADERLARAAAEAGVPFILSGASLTPLEAVRAAGATSWFQAYVPGDAARIDPMLERVAQAGFDTLVINVDTAVHGQHEHAEKHGFRSPVRPSAQIAWQAITRPSWCWRVLGESLLARRPLRFENMDAVAGPPVLSRTLVRDIGRRGALSWAHVERIRKRWQGHLVLKGVMSAADAVLAEQAGIDGIVVSNHGGRQVDCAIGSLDALEAIAARVDRLTLMYDGGVRRGSDVLKALHCGAHFVFVGRPILLAAAAADAAGIAHALAILKREISTNMGLLGINRIDEVARLQLLRD comes from the coding sequence GTGGAGGCGCCGCAACGGTCGGCGCACCTGCGCGACGTGCTGTGCCTGAACGACTTCGCGAACGTCGCGAAACGCCGCCTGCCCGCGGCCATGTACGCGTACGTGTCCGGCTGGGCCGAGGATGGCGCCGCGCATCGACGCAACCTGCGTGGTTTCGAGACACGTTCGTTCGTGCCGCGCGTGCTGGTCGATATCGAACGGCGCGACACGCGTACGACGCTCTTCGGCGTCGAATACGAGAGTCCGTTCGGCATCGCGCCAATGGGCTTCAGCCGGATGGCGGCCGCGCACGCGGACGAACGGCTGGCGCGTGCGGCAGCCGAAGCGGGCGTGCCGTTCATCCTGAGCGGCGCTTCACTGACGCCGCTCGAAGCGGTGCGCGCGGCAGGCGCGACGAGCTGGTTCCAGGCGTACGTTCCGGGCGACGCCGCGCGTATCGATCCGATGCTCGAACGCGTCGCGCAGGCGGGCTTCGACACCCTTGTCATCAACGTCGACACTGCCGTGCATGGCCAGCACGAACACGCTGAGAAGCACGGCTTCCGTTCGCCGGTGAGGCCGAGCGCGCAAATCGCGTGGCAGGCGATCACCAGGCCGTCGTGGTGCTGGCGCGTGCTCGGCGAAAGCCTGCTCGCGCGTCGGCCGCTGCGCTTCGAGAACATGGACGCGGTGGCGGGGCCGCCGGTGCTGTCGCGCACGCTGGTGCGCGACATCGGGCGGCGCGGCGCGCTGTCGTGGGCACATGTCGAGCGCATCCGGAAACGCTGGCAAGGCCACCTCGTTCTCAAGGGCGTGATGTCCGCCGCCGACGCGGTCCTCGCTGAGCAGGCCGGCATTGATGGCATCGTCGTGTCGAATCATGGCGGGCGCCAGGTAGATTGCGCAATCGGCTCGCTCGACGCGCTCGAAGCCATCGCCGCGCGCGTCGACCGGTTGACACTGATGTACGACGGCGGCGTGCGGCGCGGCTCGGACGTGCTGAAGGCGCTCCATTGCGGCGCGCACTTCGTGTTCGTCGGACGGCCGATCCTGCTGGCCGCCGCTGCCGCAGACGCAGCCGGTATCGCACACGCACTGGCGATATTGAAGCGTGAAATCAGCACGAACATGGGACTGCTCGGCATCAACCGCATCGACGAAGTCGCTCGACTCCAACTGCTGCGCGACTGA
- a CDS encoding LysR substrate-binding domain-containing protein, which yields MNVRQLEAFQAVMSAGSLTAAAGLLGVSQPAISQLIAQLESSCGFSLFIRAGTKLRATREAEVLYAEVQRMFIGVGRVANVAKALRDQTWGALSIASFPVLTRRVLPGIVTSFCKERPDVKFSVESMRSRSLVDAVAAQQVDLGFSVLPGDRPEVDSDYVCTLRGVCILPKGHRLAKRRLIRAKDLDGEDFVALGPQDHSRFQIDKIFEEADVQRRIQIEVGQSETACAFVANGVGVAVVDPISVYNNAGMDFVVCEFEPKMEFEIWLIRSRTARPFALIETFSAYACEALIRLNKEVIDAGRGWR from the coding sequence ATGAATGTACGTCAGCTCGAAGCTTTTCAGGCTGTGATGTCCGCTGGGAGCCTCACGGCGGCCGCTGGACTGCTCGGCGTATCGCAGCCGGCGATCAGCCAACTGATCGCCCAGCTCGAAAGCAGTTGCGGGTTTTCCCTGTTCATCCGCGCCGGCACGAAACTGCGTGCGACGCGCGAGGCGGAAGTGCTGTATGCGGAAGTGCAGCGCATGTTCATCGGCGTCGGGCGCGTCGCGAACGTCGCCAAGGCGCTACGTGACCAGACATGGGGCGCGCTCAGCATCGCGTCGTTCCCGGTGCTTACGCGGCGCGTGCTGCCGGGCATCGTCACGTCGTTCTGCAAAGAGCGGCCTGACGTGAAATTCAGCGTGGAAAGCATGCGCTCGCGCTCGCTCGTCGATGCCGTGGCCGCCCAGCAGGTGGACCTCGGCTTCAGCGTGCTGCCGGGCGACCGCCCGGAGGTGGACAGCGATTACGTGTGCACGCTACGCGGCGTGTGCATCCTGCCCAAAGGGCACCGGTTGGCGAAGCGACGCTTGATCCGGGCGAAGGATCTGGACGGCGAGGACTTCGTCGCGCTTGGCCCGCAAGACCATTCGCGCTTCCAGATCGACAAGATCTTCGAAGAGGCGGACGTGCAGCGCCGTATCCAGATCGAAGTCGGCCAGTCGGAAACCGCGTGCGCATTCGTCGCCAACGGCGTCGGCGTCGCGGTGGTCGATCCGATCAGCGTGTACAACAACGCGGGTATGGATTTCGTCGTGTGCGAATTCGAACCGAAAATGGAATTCGAGATCTGGCTGATCCGGTCGAGGACCGCGCGACCGTTCGCTCTGATCGAGACATTTTCGGCATACGCGTGCGAGGCATTGATCAGGCTGAACAAGGAAGTGATCGACGCCGGGCGCGGCTGGCGCTGA
- a CDS encoding transporter substrate-binding domain-containing protein codes for MSKRSWWVVLMLFALGFGCLSGGARADELQMVKARGKLIVGIRNDYVPFGYLDNKGQLVGFEVDLAKFVAKDMFGSETAIEFVPVVASNRIELLNAGRIDVIFATLGKNPDRAKVIDFTDPYYMMAGMVLLAPKNTTIAKWEDVKGRKVCGSQGNMYNRALQEKLGADTVLFTGTAQMYKAFQDDRCEAIAYDGPNLTRKVSEDGWKDKDKIALEAYEYVPIVGGVRKNEPAFLAALNQSIKRAEAAGVLANAEKTYNMGTSKFVTGQQASAK; via the coding sequence ATGTCAAAGCGTTCCTGGTGGGTCGTTCTCATGCTGTTCGCGCTCGGCTTTGGCTGCCTGTCGGGCGGTGCACGCGCCGACGAACTGCAGATGGTCAAGGCGCGCGGCAAGCTGATCGTCGGCATTCGCAACGACTACGTGCCGTTCGGGTATCTGGACAACAAGGGTCAGTTGGTGGGCTTCGAGGTGGACCTCGCGAAGTTCGTCGCGAAAGACATGTTCGGCTCCGAAACAGCCATTGAATTCGTGCCGGTAGTGGCGTCGAACCGCATCGAACTGCTCAACGCGGGACGCATCGACGTGATCTTCGCGACGCTCGGGAAGAATCCGGATCGCGCGAAGGTAATCGACTTCACGGACCCGTACTACATGATGGCTGGCATGGTCCTGCTCGCGCCAAAGAACACGACCATTGCGAAATGGGAAGACGTGAAGGGCCGCAAGGTGTGCGGCAGCCAGGGCAACATGTACAACCGTGCGCTTCAGGAGAAGCTGGGCGCGGACACGGTGCTCTTCACCGGCACCGCGCAGATGTACAAGGCATTCCAGGACGACCGTTGCGAGGCGATCGCCTACGACGGCCCGAATCTCACGCGCAAGGTGAGCGAGGACGGCTGGAAGGACAAGGACAAGATCGCGCTCGAGGCGTACGAATACGTGCCGATCGTCGGCGGCGTGCGCAAGAACGAACCGGCGTTCCTCGCAGCGCTGAATCAGTCGATCAAGCGGGCGGAAGCGGCGGGCGTGCTCGCCAACGCCGAAAAGACCTACAACATGGGCACGAGCAAGTTCGTAACGGGCCAGCAGGCTTCCGCGAAGTAG
- a CDS encoding RraA family protein: MAYHQLDVSFPRLSDEVLAQWRLIPAAVASDCMNRTQVMASTIKPIFAGARLCGQARTVATMVGDCGPICNLIGYARPGEVLVVDAGGAQDIAVWGGVMTEEAVHRRIGGAVIDGAIRDVADMRRLKFPMFCRSVVPRGPHHGFGGTVDSTIAAAGAPVSPGDVVLGDDDGVVIVPLAIANDVLKAAQAHLLKEAKWIDGIRGGVSISEMFSLPQAQTMALSQKPASEPQR, encoded by the coding sequence ATGGCCTATCACCAGCTCGATGTGAGTTTCCCCCGGTTGTCCGACGAAGTCCTCGCACAGTGGCGGCTGATTCCCGCCGCCGTTGCATCGGACTGCATGAACCGCACGCAAGTCATGGCCTCGACCATCAAGCCGATTTTCGCGGGCGCGCGGCTATGCGGCCAGGCGCGCACGGTCGCGACGATGGTTGGCGACTGCGGGCCGATCTGCAACCTGATCGGCTACGCGCGCCCAGGCGAAGTGCTCGTCGTGGACGCGGGCGGCGCGCAAGACATCGCCGTGTGGGGCGGCGTGATGACCGAGGAAGCCGTGCATCGCCGGATCGGGGGCGCGGTGATCGACGGCGCGATTCGCGACGTCGCGGACATGCGGCGCCTGAAGTTCCCCATGTTCTGCCGCTCGGTCGTGCCGCGCGGCCCGCATCACGGCTTCGGCGGCACGGTCGATTCGACCATCGCGGCGGCGGGCGCGCCCGTCAGTCCCGGTGACGTCGTGCTAGGCGACGACGACGGGGTAGTGATCGTGCCGCTCGCCATTGCGAACGACGTGCTCAAGGCGGCGCAAGCCCATCTGCTGAAGGAGGCGAAATGGATCGATGGCATTCGGGGCGGAGTATCGATCAGCGAAATGTTCTCGCTGCCGCAGGCGCAGACCATGGCGCTGAGCCAGAAGCCGGCGAGCGAGCCGCAGCGGTAG
- a CDS encoding DUF4387 domain-containing protein: MTTVPLSSLATVIRSKNAGPFLLTFDVMFEDAAHFEAAWHSGRFTKAAMAELFGVDGGAITSIFAVPRGQAIKVTMRRPLPQGRLGESDMYGCQQHAPLLDFAIPVRNVRVELEAVSRE; this comes from the coding sequence ATGACGACCGTTCCGCTGTCATCGCTCGCAACGGTGATCCGCAGTAAAAATGCCGGCCCGTTTCTGCTCACCTTCGATGTGATGTTCGAAGACGCCGCGCATTTCGAAGCCGCATGGCACTCCGGTCGATTCACGAAAGCCGCGATGGCCGAACTCTTCGGCGTGGACGGCGGCGCGATCACGTCGATCTTCGCCGTCCCGCGCGGTCAGGCGATCAAGGTGACGATGCGCCGCCCGTTGCCGCAAGGGCGGCTCGGCGAATCCGACATGTACGGCTGCCAGCAGCATGCGCCGTTGCTCGATTTCGCCATTCCCGTGCGCAATGTACGAGTGGAGCTGGAAGCCGTTTCGCGGGAGTGA
- a CDS encoding acyclic terpene utilization AtuA family protein: MDKPIRVLTPTCTLGYGFANDAFERAMSMQPDVIAVDAGSTDPGPHYLGSGEALVSEISIRRELTQLILAARKAGIPVIVGSAGGAGTRIHVDDVVRIVREIVAEHALSLRLAWIYADIAASVVADAVGCGEVRDFEAGWELSADEARASHAIVAQMGHEPIVEALEAGADVIIAGRACDDSVIAAFPIWKGADPGLAIHMGKILECGAFSAEPHGTDVMMGTIDNTGFTLEPGSMKRRASLTSVAAHTLYERENPFRQAGPGHELDLSACEFTQISEREVRVNGSRFIATDDYWIKLEGARRRGYRTITVAGVRCPTMVARIDTLLADAKAAALAYFAAPDLDVQFHVYGRDGVMRGLEPVKKTATHELGLVIEAVAHEQSLAHAAAHFLSGTLLHVSFPGMYNTAGNLAFPYSPSEVDAGPVYEFSTYHLLKTVSPTALFPIHHEALAS, encoded by the coding sequence ATGGATAAGCCAATACGCGTACTCACACCCACCTGCACGCTAGGCTACGGCTTCGCGAACGATGCGTTCGAACGCGCAATGTCGATGCAGCCCGACGTGATCGCCGTCGATGCCGGTTCGACCGATCCCGGCCCGCACTATCTGGGCTCGGGCGAAGCGCTGGTGTCGGAAATCAGCATCCGCCGCGAACTCACGCAGTTGATTCTCGCCGCGCGCAAGGCGGGCATTCCGGTGATCGTCGGCAGCGCGGGCGGCGCGGGGACGCGCATCCACGTCGACGACGTGGTACGCATCGTGCGCGAGATCGTCGCCGAGCATGCACTGAGCCTGCGTCTCGCGTGGATCTACGCCGATATCGCGGCAAGCGTCGTCGCCGATGCGGTGGGGTGCGGCGAGGTGCGAGACTTCGAGGCCGGCTGGGAGCTGAGCGCGGACGAGGCGCGCGCCAGTCATGCGATCGTCGCGCAGATGGGCCACGAGCCGATCGTCGAGGCGCTGGAAGCCGGCGCGGACGTGATCATCGCGGGCCGCGCCTGCGATGACTCGGTGATCGCCGCGTTTCCGATCTGGAAGGGTGCCGATCCAGGGCTCGCGATCCATATGGGCAAGATTCTCGAATGCGGCGCGTTTTCGGCCGAGCCGCACGGCACCGACGTGATGATGGGGACCATTGACAATACGGGTTTCACACTGGAGCCGGGCAGCATGAAGCGGCGTGCGTCGCTGACCTCGGTGGCCGCGCACACGCTCTACGAGCGCGAGAATCCGTTTCGTCAGGCCGGGCCGGGCCATGAGCTCGATCTGTCCGCGTGCGAATTCACGCAGATCAGCGAGCGCGAGGTGCGCGTGAACGGTTCGCGATTCATTGCCACGGACGATTACTGGATCAAGCTCGAAGGTGCGCGCCGGCGCGGTTACCGGACCATCACCGTCGCGGGCGTGCGATGCCCGACGATGGTCGCGCGCATCGACACGCTGCTCGCCGACGCGAAAGCCGCCGCGCTCGCTTATTTCGCCGCGCCCGATCTCGACGTGCAGTTCCACGTCTATGGCCGTGACGGCGTGATGCGCGGCCTCGAACCGGTGAAGAAGACGGCGACCCACGAACTCGGGCTCGTGATCGAAGCGGTCGCGCACGAGCAGTCGCTTGCGCACGCGGCGGCGCATTTCCTTAGCGGCACGCTGTTGCACGTGAGTTTTCCGGGTATGTACAACACGGCGGGCAATCTCGCGTTTCCGTATTCGCCCTCCGAAGTGGACGCCGGGCCGGTGTACGAATTCTCCACGTATCACCTGCTTAAAACCGTGTCGCCCACGGCGCTATTTCCCATTCACCATGAGGCGCTCGCATCATGA
- a CDS encoding alpha-hydroxy acid oxidase, with the protein MKLTSIRTLAEFERHARRRLPPSVYSFVAGGAGDEAALRGNRTAYDGWAFTPPALVDISRRDMATPLLGRVWAAPFGIAPMGVMALCRHRADLIIARAAHEVNIPFVLSGASTTPLEQVLAVAPNAWFQAYIPKAREVVAPLLARLRAARVTTLVVTVDVPIAAKRERELRAGFSVPLRPGFKLFGGALSHPRWLAGTALRTLLDGGVPHFENYGAQRGGPIVTGLRDDHRAGRDRLGWDDIAWIRDQWAGRLVVKGLLRADDASRAQAIGTDAIVVSNHGGRQLDHAIAPLDALPAIRAAAPHMAVLLDGGVRRGTDVLKALALGADFVFAGRPFLFATAVAGAQGVAHAIALLRQEVDTTMALSGTPALSSMRADLLVRRVALTADPAPATRREAMASLAD; encoded by the coding sequence ATGAAGCTGACTTCGATCCGTACCTTGGCCGAATTCGAACGCCATGCGCGCCGCCGTTTGCCGCCGAGCGTCTACAGCTTCGTCGCCGGCGGCGCTGGCGACGAAGCGGCGCTTCGCGGCAACCGCACCGCCTACGACGGCTGGGCCTTCACGCCGCCCGCGCTCGTCGACATCTCACGGCGCGACATGGCCACGCCGCTTCTGGGCCGCGTCTGGGCGGCGCCGTTCGGTATCGCGCCGATGGGAGTGATGGCGCTGTGCCGACATCGCGCCGACCTGATCATCGCGCGCGCCGCGCACGAGGTCAATATCCCTTTCGTGTTGAGCGGCGCGTCGACCACGCCGCTCGAACAGGTGCTGGCCGTGGCGCCCAACGCCTGGTTCCAGGCCTATATCCCGAAAGCGCGTGAGGTTGTCGCGCCCCTGCTCGCCCGCCTGCGCGCGGCCCGCGTCACCACGCTCGTGGTGACCGTGGACGTGCCGATCGCCGCGAAGCGCGAGCGCGAGTTGCGCGCGGGCTTCAGCGTGCCTTTGCGGCCCGGCTTCAAGCTGTTCGGCGGCGCGCTGTCACACCCGCGCTGGCTTGCCGGCACGGCGCTGCGCACGCTGCTCGACGGCGGGGTTCCCCACTTCGAAAACTACGGGGCCCAGCGCGGAGGTCCGATCGTCACCGGCTTGCGGGACGACCATCGCGCGGGGCGCGACCGCCTTGGCTGGGACGACATTGCCTGGATTCGCGATCAATGGGCTGGGCGTCTCGTCGTCAAGGGACTACTGCGCGCCGACGACGCGAGCCGGGCACAGGCCATCGGCACCGATGCGATTGTTGTGTCGAATCACGGCGGGCGGCAGCTCGACCACGCCATCGCGCCGCTCGACGCATTGCCGGCCATACGCGCCGCCGCGCCGCATATGGCGGTCCTGCTCGACGGCGGCGTTCGCCGCGGAACGGACGTGCTCAAGGCACTGGCGCTGGGCGCCGACTTCGTGTTCGCCGGTAGGCCATTCCTGTTCGCAACAGCGGTGGCGGGAGCGCAAGGCGTCGCCCACGCGATCGCGTTGCTGCGCCAGGAAGTGGATACGACGATGGCGTTGTCCGGTACGCCAGCGCTGTCCTCAATGCGCGCCGACCTGCTGGTGCGGCGTGTTGCGCTCACGGCGGATCCCGCGCCGGCAACGCGCCGCGAAGCGATGGCAAGCCTTGCGGACTGA